In Candidatus Methylomirabilota bacterium, one DNA window encodes the following:
- a CDS encoding pirin family protein codes for MSERRVAKVVTGQPTSDGAGVRLTRVLGTPQLDHLDPFLLLDEFKSDKPDDYLAGFPDHPHRGFETVTYMLAGSMRHQDHVGNQGELVPGSVQWMTAGRGIIHSEMPRQKDGLMWGFQLWVNLPARDKMTAPRYQDIPPEKIPEVTLADGVRARVIAGEAGGVRGPVEGIATQPLYLDVRMAPRARVALSLQAAHNAFAYVYEGRVALGSASDGGAQEVAAGQLAVLGDGDRLTATTGDAPARFL; via the coding sequence ATGAGCGAGCGGCGTGTCGCCAAGGTCGTCACCGGGCAGCCGACGTCCGACGGGGCGGGCGTCCGCCTCACGCGGGTGCTCGGCACGCCCCAGCTCGACCACCTCGACCCGTTCCTCCTCCTCGACGAGTTCAAGTCGGACAAGCCCGACGACTACCTGGCCGGCTTCCCCGACCATCCCCACCGCGGCTTCGAGACCGTCACCTACATGCTGGCCGGCTCGATGCGCCACCAGGATCACGTCGGCAACCAGGGCGAGCTGGTCCCCGGCAGCGTGCAGTGGATGACGGCCGGGCGCGGCATCATCCACTCCGAGATGCCCCGGCAGAAGGACGGTCTCATGTGGGGCTTCCAGCTCTGGGTGAACCTGCCCGCGCGCGACAAGATGACGGCGCCGCGCTACCAGGACATCCCGCCCGAGAAGATCCCCGAGGTGACGTTGGCCGACGGCGTGCGCGCGCGCGTGATCGCAGGCGAGGCGGGCGGCGTCCGCGGTCCGGTGGAGGGCATCGCCACCCAGCCGTTGTATTTGGACGTTCGGATGGCCCCGCGCGCCCGCGTTGCTCTGAGCTTGCAGGCAGCCCACAACGCGTTCGCCTACGTTTACGAGGGCCGGGTGGCGCTCGGCTCTGCTTCGGACGGAGGCGCCCAGGAGGTCGCCGCCGGGCAACTGGCCGTGTTGGGCGACGGCGACCGGCTGACGGCGACGACCGGCGACGCGCCCGCGCGCTTTCTAT
- a CDS encoding Uma2 family endonuclease: protein MAAPPRTRRWSRQEYDRLVELGVLHEDEPIELIGGELIVAEPKGSPHATGVSLAAEALRAAFGEGWLVRVQDPVALDDESEPEPDVAVVPGRPRDYRAAHPSRPALVVEVAESSLAFDRNVKGSLYARAGLADYWIVNLVDRTLEVHRPPVRDASAPFGWRYGSVQILGPDAAASPLARPAARVAVADLLP from the coding sequence ATGGCTGCGCCACCGCGCACGCGACGCTGGAGTCGGCAGGAGTACGACCGGCTCGTGGAGCTCGGCGTTCTCCACGAGGACGAACCGATCGAGCTGATCGGCGGCGAGCTGATCGTCGCCGAGCCCAAGGGCAGCCCCCATGCCACTGGGGTCAGCCTCGCCGCGGAGGCGCTGCGTGCGGCCTTTGGCGAGGGCTGGCTCGTCCGCGTCCAGGACCCCGTCGCCCTCGACGACGAGTCCGAGCCCGAGCCTGACGTGGCGGTGGTCCCGGGACGCCCGCGCGACTATCGCGCGGCCCATCCCTCGCGGCCGGCGCTCGTCGTCGAGGTGGCGGAGTCGAGCCTGGCATTCGACCGGAACGTGAAGGGCAGCCTCTACGCCCGCGCCGGCCTGGCGGACTACTGGATCGTCAACCTCGTCGATCGGACACTCGAGGTCCACCGACCGCCGGTGCGCGACGCCTCAGCGCCGTTCGGCTGGCGCTATGGCTCGGTTCAGATCCTGGGGCCAGACGCGGCGGCGTCCCCCCTGGCGCGCCCCGCGGCTCGCGTCGCCGTCGCCGACCTCCTGCCTTAA